A single window of Sparus aurata chromosome 22, fSpaAur1.1, whole genome shotgun sequence DNA harbors:
- the plg gene encoding plasminogen codes for MDLNKIAFILGALLGTVSATEVDGYSKTEGAWILSLNRRQYSVNTVTDCASKCDSESTFTCKSFIYIEKDQECWTAGANSKTETILRRSSTALYEKNEYLLECVNGIGTDYRGTKSRSKTGKTCQRWDAKYPHRPNMTPVTHPRADLESNFCRNPDGDNGGPWCYTTDPNTRWEHCNVPSCTEDCIHCSGEDYRGKKSTTENSFTCQRWDSQKPHNHGYNPSALPEKYLEGNYCRNPDGDPRPWCFTTSPSKRWDFCSIPRCTSEPPTIVPETTCATGEGGSYRGTLAVTESGKSCQSWSAQTPHKHNRTPDNYPCKGLDNNHCRNPDNERMPWCYTTDPNTRWEYCKVPTCGDGAGPDEAVIPPEEEDCYQGDGMSYRGITSETISGKRCQAWSSMTPHSHQKTPRNFPNADLRRNLCRNPDGDRAPWCYTTDPRVRWEYCNLEKCPTNPSGPSPTRPTKPQLPSPATETPPAKDCKIGNGDTYRGPTSITILGVTCQAWSSQSPHQHNSFTPLTHPTKGLDGNSCRNPDNDVNGPWCYTTDRNKKWDYCQIPDCAGLKCGTPVTKPKRCFGRIVGGCVSKPHSWPWQISLRTNTGVHFCGGTLIDPQWVLTAAHCLERSKRPSAYKVLLGVHTERANEPSKQDRNLEKLVLGPNGADIALLKLRSPALINDKVLPVCLPEKDFIVPSGTECYVTGWGETQGTGGEGILKETGFPVIENKICNRPSYLNGRVRDHEMCAGNIEGGTDSCQGDSGGPLVCNAQNKFVLQGVTSWGLGCANAMKPGVYARVSKFVDWIDRTIKAN; via the exons ATGGACCTCAACAAAATAGCCTTTATCCTGGGAGCTCTGCTCGGCACTG taAGTGCTACTGAGGTGGATGGCTACTCTAAAACTGAAGGAGCATGGATCCTCTCACTGAACAGAAGACAGTACTCAGTCAACACTGTGACTGACTGCGCCAGCAAATGTGACTCTGAATCAACCTTCACATGCAA GTCTTTCATATATATTGAAAAGGATCAAGAGTGTTGGACAGCAGGAGCAAACTCTAAAACAGAGACCATCCTGCGCAGAAGCAGCACAGctttatatgaaaaaaatg AATATCTCCTGGAGTGTGTAAATGGGATAGGAACAGATTACAGAGGAACAAAGAGCAGATCAAAAACCGGAAAGACGTGTCAGAGATGGGATGCAAAATACCCACACAGGCCCAA CATGACACCTGTGACCCATCCTCGAGCAGACCTGGAGTCAAACTTCTGCAGAAACCCTGATGGTGACAATGGGGGACCCTGGTGTTACACCACCGACCCCAATACCCGCTGGGAACACTGCAATGTACCCAGCTGCACTG AGGATTGCATACACTGCAGTGGTGAGGACTACAGAGGGAAAAAGTCCACTACAGAAAATAGCTTCACCTGCCAACGCTGGGATTCCCAGAAGCCTCACAACCATGGCTACAACCCCAGCGC ACTCCCAGAGAAGTATCTTGAGGGGAATTACTGCAGGAACCCAGATGGAGACCCCCGACCTTGGTGCTTCACCACCAGCCCGTCTAAACGATGGGACTTCTGCTCCATACCCCGCTGCA CCTCTGAGCCTCCCACCATCGTCCCAGAGACGACCTGTGCCACTGGTGAAGGTGGATCGTACCGAGGCACGTTAGCTGTGACAGAGTCAGGAAAAAGCTGCCAAAGCTGGTCGGCTCAGacgccacacaaacacaaccgcACGCCAGACAACTACCCCTGCAA AGGCCTTGATAACAACCACTGTCGTAACCCTGACAATGAGAGGATGCCCTGGTGTTACACCACTGACCCTAACACCCGCTGGGAGTACTGCAAAGTGCCAACCTGCGGGGATGGAGCTGGACCAG ATGAGGCAGTGATCCCCCCAGAGGAGGAAGACTGTTATCAAGGAGACGGGATGTCGTACCGTGGCATAACATCAGAGACGATCAGTGGAAAAAGATGTCAGGCCTGGAGTTCCATGACTCCTCACAGCCATCAGAAAACTCCACGAAACTTCCCCAACGC AGACCTCAGGAGGAATCTATGCAGGAACCCTGATGGAGACCGAGCCCCCTGGTGTTATACTACAGACCCCAGAGTCCGCTGGGAGTACTGCAACTTGGAGAAATGCCCCACAAATCCTTCAGGACCATCACCGACCAGACCCACCAAACCTCAGCTCCCATCCCCTGCCACTGAGACCCCACCAGCGAAAG ATTGTAAGATTGGAAATGGAGACACATACCGGGgtccaacctccatcaccatccTGGGTGTGACCTGCCAGGCCTGGAGCTCTCAGAGTCCCCACCAGCACAACAGCTTCACCCCACTGACTCACCCCACCAAGGGTCTGGATGGCAAT agctgcagaaaCCCAGATAACGATGTGAACGGACCATGGTGCTACACCACTGATAGAAACAAGAAATGGGACTACTGTCAGATCCCAGACTGTG CTGGACTGAAGTGCGGCACTCCGGTCACCAAACCCAAGCGTTGCTTTGGTCGTATTGTGGGAGGCTGCGTGTCTAAACCTCACTCATGGCCATGGCAAATCAGCCTCCGGACCAA TACTGGAGTTCATTTCTGTGGAGGAACTCTGATTGACCCTCAGTGGGTCCTCACTGCCGCACACTGCCTGGAGAG GTCCAAACGGCCCTCGGCCTACAAAGTGCTGCTGGGTGTCCACACAGAGAGAGCCAACGAGCCGTCGAAACAGGACAGAAACCTGGAGAAACTGGTGCTGGGGCCCAACGGAGCCGACATCGCTCTGCTCAAACTGCGGAG cccTGCACTAATAAATGACAAAGTCCTGCCAGTTTGTCTGCCAGAGAAGGACTTCATTGTTCCCAGTGGAACTGAGTGTTATGTAACCGGGTGGGGAGAGACTCAGG GTACGGGAGGTGAGGGCATCCTTAAGGAAACTGGTTTCCCCGTGATCGAGAACAAGATCTGTAATCGCCCGTCCTACCTGAATGGCCGAGTCAGAGACCATGAGATGTGTGCCGGAAACATCGAGGGAGGAACTGACAGCTGCCAg GGTGACAGTGGTGGTCCTCTGGTGTGTAATGCCCAGAACAAGTTTGTCCTGCAGGGTGTGACATCATGGGGTTTAGGATGCGCCAACGCCATGAAACCCGGCGTCTACGCTAGAGTGTCCAAGTTTGTCGACTGGATTGACAGAACCATCAAAGCCAATTAA